Below is a genomic region from Macaca thibetana thibetana isolate TM-01 chromosome 1, ASM2454274v1, whole genome shotgun sequence.
CTGCCCCGGCCAACAGGCCAGCCTGTGTCTATCATGCCCCACGAGACAAGAATCCTAAACCTCTGGCTGCTGCCAGCTCTCCCAGCACATGTGGGGCCTCCCACGGTTGCCCTGGCCATACCTGGATGTCCCGCGCCCTCTCATAGGACTGGTAGGCCACCTTCTCCTCCATACTGGCCAACTCCTGCTTCAGGTTCGTCATCTCATTCTGGTGAAGCTCAGTCAGGTCGTTGAGCTGCTCCTCCAGCCGCTCATACCTGgcggagggagagagagtgacaCCAGTCCTGGCTCCCCGAGCCTCCCTTCTCTCCCATGGTTGATTCATTGATTCTCTCAATAAACAATGACTCAGCCCACCCCACGTGTCCAGCTCTGCTCTGTTCTAAttttaacagcaacaacaatgaaGCTACTCTTTACACAGCACTTAGgtgcaggcactgtgctaagcgtCTTACCTACATGACCTCATAGGATCCTCCCCGCAATCCCGTGAGATAGGTGCCAgtgtcatctccattttacagaggagaagacTGAGGCGTGGAGGCTGAGGAGCTGCCTAGGATCACACAGCTCATGAAGGGAGGAGTTAAGGATTGGCTGACTTCAACCTGGGCTCTTAAGCCCTGGGCTCAGATGCTCTCTGGATACCAGGGACACATGGGTGTGGAGGACACAATCCCCACTCTGAAGGCACAAAATAGTGTAAGATGAATATTATGTGAGGAGTGGATAGTTTTTAGGTGGGGCTCCCCTTCAATCTTCCAAACCTTCTTCATATATacggagaagaaaaagagaaagtgctAGCTAAGGAGAAGATCCCTCCGTGAGCCCAGGGAGCGAGCAGCAAAGGGCGGCAAAGGGCAGCACAGGGCCGAAGGGAGACCCAGAAGGAGAGGCCGAGAGACGCCAGCTCCATTGCAGGCTGGCCCCAGGAGCTCCGACTGGAGGTTCAAGTTTCCCAAGTTACACAGTCACATGCTTCAACTTTACAGGTCTGGACTCATTATATCTTTACGACCCTATGAAGAAGGGATTAATGTCATCcctgacttgaggtcaggagatcgagaccagcctgaccaacatggtgaaaccctgtctctactaaaaatacaaaaaaattagccgcgtgtggtggtgcgggcctgtaatcccagctactcaggaggctgagggaggagaattgcttgaacccaggaggcggaggttacagtgagttgagatcgtgccactgcactccagcctgggcaacagacagactctgtctccaaaaaaaaaaaaagaagaagaaaaagaagtctcCTTAGGGCCTCATGCTGGCCCCTTCCAGCCGCCAGGAAACTGCAGATGCTCCTCTGACTGCCTCCACACCCTGGGTCTGAAACCCAGTGCTCCTTGCCTCATCCCAGGTCCGGCTGGACTGCAGGAGGGGCTGGCTGGGCAGGCACCTACCTGTAGCGCTCCTCCTGCAGGCACTGGGTCATGTAGGTGTAGTCCCTCTGCAGCTGAGTCTTCAGGTCTTCCATGGAGTCCTCCAGGTGAGACTGTCCCTCCTTGATCTCCCGTAGCTCTTCCAGCAGAGCATCCAGGTTTCCAGCAGCACCATACAGTGCACTGGACTTAGGGCTCCCCAGTGCTCCGCTGGGCCCAGCCCCCGAGTTGCTGCCTGCCCCGGCTGAGCTGGCGCTGGCACTGGAGCACTCGTCATCGCTGCCATACTTGGGGCTGGAGACGAGTGTGGCACTGCCGCTCAGTGCCCGGGCTGCCTCCTCGGGAGGCCCATCTTCCAGGGGGTCCTTCAGGTGAGCGATGTTGTCCGCACTGCCAAACTTGTTGCGGATGAGGCTGGCAAACTCCCGGGGCTTGGACACCACGGCGGTGTGGGTGGCCTGTGAGAGACCGGAGAGGCTGCCCTTGACGCCCTCCACCACGCCGCCCCCAAAGCCACTGATGCCTGCGCGCACGTTGGCGCCCACGTCCTTCAGCCCCTGCTGCATGTCCCGCAGCACGTCCTTGGGCTGCCGCGAGGGCCCGTTCTGCTCAATCTCCTTCAGGCGCCGGCGGTAGTGCTCCAGCTTCTTGTGCAGCTGGGCGATGGTCTGGGCTGACTTCTGGTTCTTCTTCTCGAACACCTGCTTGATGCGCGACACCTGCTGCTTGTCTGCGTTGTTGGCCAGTTTCAGGTACTCTGCCACGTTGTCGTCGCGAGCCTCCTGCTCGATCTTGATCTGCTCGGTGATCTTCAGGATCTTCTGGTGCAGGTGGTCAATGGCGGCCTTGGTCCGCTGGGGGTCCGGTGCCCCGTCGGGCACATCCAGGCTGATGGGGCCGTCAGTGTCACCATGGCCGGCGGGGAGGCTCAGGGCCACCAAGTCTCCCTTGTCGACCTGCGGAAAGAGGCAGGCAGAGGAAGCATGGGTAAACCCTGAGACCATAGGAGTGCCCCTGGATGCCTCTGGACTTGGTTTTTCTACCTGGAAAATGGATGCAGGAGTCCAAAAGAAGACAaccaccacaagaacagtatTCCCTGACAGCCACTTACACAGGGCTCTCACATCTGCGCTCTACCCAGTCACCACAGCATCCCTAAAATGCAGTCTAGGCAGAGCTGCTCCTCTTTTGGTCCAGGAAGGTCAAGCAAGTTGTTCAGGGACACACGGCCAGGAAAGGACAGAACTTCCAGCCCAGaactcttttgtttgtttgttcatctatttatttgagacagagtctcactctgttgccccggctggactgcagtagcatgatctcagctcactgcaccctccacctccctggttcaagggattctcccgcctcagcctcctgagaagctggtattacaggcgcccaccaccatgcctggctaatttttgtatttttagtagagatagggtttcaccgtgttggccaggctggtctcgaactcctgacctcaagtgatctgcctgccttggcctcccaaagttctgggattacaggtgtgaaccactgcgcctagCCCCAGCCCAGAACTCTTAAAGCTCCAGTACATGGACAGGGCAGGTCTGAGGCCTCATTGGAGTCATGGGGttagatttctgagaaatgagaCAATTTTTCTCTCTGGACTCAACCGCCTCATAAGGCCTCTCCCAG
It encodes:
- the TMCC2 gene encoding transmembrane and coiled-coil domains protein 2 isoform X4, yielding MNQVVQPLMSRHSACRGSQAHLSWVDKGDLVALSLPAGHGDTDGPISLDVPDGAPDPQRTKAAIDHLHQKILKITEQIKIEQEARDDNVAEYLKLANNADKQQVSRIKQVFEKKNQKSAQTIAQLHKKLEHYRRRLKEIEQNGPSRQPKDVLRDMQQGLKDVGANVRAGISGFGGGVVEGVKGSLSGLSQATHTAVVSKPREFASLIRNKFGSADNIAHLKDPLEDGPPEEAARALSGSATLVSSPKYGSDDECSSASASSAGAGSNSGAGPSGALGSPKSSALYGAAGNLDALLEELREIKEGQSHLEDSMEDLKTQLQRDYTYMTQCLQEERYRYERLEEQLNDLTELHQNEMTNLKQELASMEEKVAYQSYERARDIQEAVESCLTRVTKLELQQQQQQVVQLEGVENANARALLGKFINVILALMAVLLVFVSTVANFITPLMKTRLRITSTALLVLVLFLLWKHWDSLTYLLEHVLLPS
- the TMCC2 gene encoding transmembrane and coiled-coil domains protein 2 isoform X1 — its product is MKRCRSDELQQQQGEEDGAGLEDAASHLPGADLRPGETTGANSAGGPTSDAGAAAAPNPGPRSKPPDLKKIQQLSEGSMFGHGLKHLFHSRRRSREREHQTSQDSQQQQQQQQGMSDHDSPDEKERSPEMHRVSYAMSLHDLPARPTAFNRVLQQIRSRPSIKRGASLHSSSGGGSSGSSSRRTKSSSLEPQRGSPHLLRKAPQDSSLAAILHQHQCRPRSSSTTDTALLLADGSNVYLLAEEAEGIGDKVDKGDLVALSLPAGHGDTDGPISLDVPDGAPDPQRTKAAIDHLHQKILKITEQIKIEQEARDDNVAEYLKLANNADKQQVSRIKQVFEKKNQKSAQTIAQLHKKLEHYRRRLKEIEQNGPSRQPKDVLRDMQQGLKDVGANVRAGISGFGGGVVEGVKGSLSGLSQATHTAVVSKPREFASLIRNKFGSADNIAHLKDPLEDGPPEEAARALSGSATLVSSPKYGSDDECSSASASSAGAGSNSGAGPSGALGSPKSSALYGAAGNLDALLEELREIKEGQSHLEDSMEDLKTQLQRDYTYMTQCLQEERYRYERLEEQLNDLTELHQNEMTNLKQELASMEEKVAYQSYERARDIQEAVESCLTRVTKLELQQQQQQVVQLEGVENANARALLGKFINVILALMAVLLVFVSTVANFITPLMKTRLRITSTALLVLVLFLLWKHWDSLTYLLEHVLLPS
- the TMCC2 gene encoding transmembrane and coiled-coil domains protein 2 isoform X2 gives rise to the protein MKSKEEETAVDKGDLVALSLPAGHGDTDGPISLDVPDGAPDPQRTKAAIDHLHQKILKITEQIKIEQEARDDNVAEYLKLANNADKQQVSRIKQVFEKKNQKSAQTIAQLHKKLEHYRRRLKEIEQNGPSRQPKDVLRDMQQGLKDVGANVRAGISGFGGGVVEGVKGSLSGLSQATHTAVVSKPREFASLIRNKFGSADNIAHLKDPLEDGPPEEAARALSGSATLVSSPKYGSDDECSSASASSAGAGSNSGAGPSGALGSPKSSALYGAAGNLDALLEELREIKEGQSHLEDSMEDLKTQLQRDYTYMTQCLQEERYRYERLEEQLNDLTELHQNEMTNLKQELASMEEKVAYQSYERARDIQEAVESCLTRVTKLELQQQQQQVVQLEGVENANARALLGKFINVILALMAVLLVFVSTVANFITPLMKTRLRITSTALLVLVLFLLWKHWDSLTYLLEHVLLPS
- the TMCC2 gene encoding transmembrane and coiled-coil domains protein 2 isoform X3, whose protein sequence is MAAAEPGSSGTPARRPRLPGASPVLPRVCDPGGPTHSTDSWGLRAPGTLSPARLRETVPTQVDKGDLVALSLPAGHGDTDGPISLDVPDGAPDPQRTKAAIDHLHQKILKITEQIKIEQEARDDNVAEYLKLANNADKQQVSRIKQVFEKKNQKSAQTIAQLHKKLEHYRRRLKEIEQNGPSRQPKDVLRDMQQGLKDVGANVRAGISGFGGGVVEGVKGSLSGLSQATHTAVVSKPREFASLIRNKFGSADNIAHLKDPLEDGPPEEAARALSGSATLVSSPKYGSDDECSSASASSAGAGSNSGAGPSGALGSPKSSALYGAAGNLDALLEELREIKEGQSHLEDSMEDLKTQLQRDYTYMTQCLQEERYRYERLEEQLNDLTELHQNEMTNLKQELASMEEKVAYQSYERARDIQEAVESCLTRVTKLELQQQQQQVVQLEGVENANARALLGKFINVILALMAVLLVFVSTVANFITPLMKTRLRITSTALLVLVLFLLWKHWDSLTYLLEHVLLPS